From Alphaproteobacteria bacterium, a single genomic window includes:
- the murF gene encoding UDP-N-acetylmuramoyl-tripeptide--D-alanyl-D-alanine ligase → MSTLWTADEARQATGGTGAATWAARGVGIDSRTVRAGDLFVALKGPTHDGHDHVAAALAAGAAAALVDHAPAGIAGDAPLLRVGDTQQGLEALARAARARFAGQVVALTGSVGKTGTKEMLARLLASVGPTAATEGNLNNHIGAPLTLARLPRDAAFAVLELGMNHAGEISPLSRMARPDCALVTRIAPAHSAFFASVEAIAEAKAEIFEGLAPGGTAIVNADDGHAERLAAAARRHGAARVLRFGEARDADARLLACDLAANGSTVEADILGQRLRYRLGAPGRHWVLNSLGALAAVAALGVEPDRAAALLADQRPPAGRGATERLVLPQGPVTLIDESYNASPAAMRAAFAVLAHHAPPAPGRRVAVLGDMLELGATAAREHAALGAALAALPVDAVFAAGPEMATLVAQLRADQRTGHAPDTAALAKTIVPALRAGDVILVKGSLGIGMARIVRALREAAAPEGLADAL, encoded by the coding sequence ATGAGCACGCTCTGGACCGCAGACGAGGCCCGGCAGGCGACGGGCGGCACGGGCGCGGCGACCTGGGCGGCGCGGGGTGTCGGCATCGACTCGCGCACGGTGCGGGCGGGCGACCTGTTCGTGGCCCTGAAAGGCCCGACGCACGACGGCCACGACCATGTGGCGGCCGCCCTGGCCGCAGGGGCGGCGGCCGCCCTGGTCGACCATGCGCCGGCCGGCATCGCCGGCGACGCCCCGCTGCTGCGGGTCGGCGATACGCAGCAAGGGCTGGAGGCGCTGGCGCGGGCCGCACGGGCGCGCTTTGCGGGGCAGGTGGTGGCGCTGACCGGCAGCGTCGGCAAGACCGGCACCAAGGAAATGCTGGCGCGCCTGCTGGCGAGCGTGGGTCCAACCGCGGCGACCGAGGGCAATCTCAACAACCATATCGGCGCCCCCCTCACCCTGGCGCGCCTGCCGCGCGACGCCGCCTTCGCGGTGCTGGAACTCGGCATGAACCATGCGGGCGAAATCTCGCCCCTCAGCCGCATGGCCCGGCCCGACTGCGCCCTGGTCACGCGCATTGCGCCGGCGCACAGCGCGTTTTTCGCCTCGGTCGAGGCGATCGCGGAGGCGAAGGCGGAAATCTTCGAGGGCCTGGCCCCAGGCGGCACCGCCATCGTCAATGCCGACGACGGCCATGCCGAGCGACTCGCCGCCGCTGCCCGCCGGCACGGTGCGGCGCGCGTGCTGCGCTTCGGCGAGGCACGGGACGCCGACGCCCGCCTGCTGGCCTGCGACCTGGCGGCGAACGGCTCCACCGTCGAGGCGGACATTCTGGGCCAGCGGTTGCGCTACCGGCTGGGCGCGCCGGGCCGGCACTGGGTGCTGAACAGCCTGGGCGCGCTGGCGGCGGTGGCCGCGCTCGGCGTGGAACCCGACCGTGCCGCGGCATTGCTGGCCGACCAGCGCCCGCCCGCCGGCCGCGGCGCGACCGAGCGGCTGGTGCTCCCCCAGGGCCCCGTCACCCTGATCGACGAGAGCTACAATGCCAGCCCCGCCGCCATGCGCGCGGCCTTCGCCGTTCTGGCGCACCATGCGCCGCCGGCGCCGGGGCGACGGGTCGCGGTGCTGGGCGACATGCTGGAACTGGGCGCCACCGCGGCCCGCGAGCATGCCGCGCTCGGCGCAGCTCTGGCCGCGCTGCCGGTCGACGCGGTGTTCGCGGCCGGCCCGGAAATGGCCACACTTGTCGCGCAATTACGCGCCGATCAACGCACGGGCCACGCGCCGGACACGGCCGCGCTGGCAAAGACAATCGTGCCCGCCTTGCGCGCGGGCGATGTGATTTTGGTGAAAGGGTCGCTGGGCATCGGCATGGCGCGCATCGTCCGCGCGCTGCGAGAAGCTGCGGCCCCCGAAGGACTGGCCGATGCTCTATAA
- a CDS encoding UDP-N-acetylmuramoyl-L-alanine--D-glutamate ligase gives MIPLPQTRGKRFGVMGLGKSGRAAARALAASGAEVLAWDDKADTVPEGSQRHDFAQGPWPALEGMVWSPGIPFEHPAPHAVAVRAVREGCPLVCDIDLLAEAGTGATLVGVTGTNGKSTTTALLAHVLQTAGRPAIAGGNIGAAALDLPPLGGDGVYVLELSSYQLELCRSAHFRIGLWLNLTPDHLDRHGGLHGYASAKARLWRHTRPGDVAVIGTDGAFGRAEAARAAAEGRRVIPVSGTRLPEGGVGVADGHLVSAIDGEPRTVARLADCRALPGDHNAENAAAVAAAALTLGLPAEAIAAGLAAFPGLAHRQERVRRIGHVDYVNDSKATNAESTAKALVCYPRIYWIIGGLAKAGGIVPLTSLFGRVAHAFLIGESARAFATTLEAAAIPHSLEGDLIPALAAAHAAAQADPQPSTVLLSPACASFDQWPNFEARGDAFRAAVLALEEHRP, from the coding sequence ATGATCCCGCTGCCGCAAACCAGGGGCAAACGCTTCGGCGTCATGGGCCTCGGCAAGTCCGGCCGGGCCGCCGCACGGGCGCTCGCCGCCAGCGGTGCCGAGGTGCTGGCCTGGGACGACAAGGCCGATACGGTGCCGGAAGGCAGCCAGCGCCACGACTTCGCGCAAGGCCCCTGGCCCGCCCTGGAGGGCATGGTCTGGAGCCCCGGCATTCCGTTCGAGCATCCGGCCCCGCACGCGGTGGCCGTGCGCGCCGTCCGGGAAGGCTGCCCGCTGGTCTGCGACATCGACCTGCTGGCCGAGGCCGGCACCGGCGCGACCCTGGTGGGCGTCACCGGCACCAACGGCAAGTCGACCACGACCGCGCTGCTGGCCCATGTGTTGCAGACGGCCGGACGCCCCGCCATTGCCGGCGGCAATATCGGCGCCGCGGCCCTCGACCTGCCGCCGCTGGGCGGTGACGGCGTCTATGTGCTGGAACTGTCCTCCTATCAGTTGGAACTCTGCCGAAGCGCCCATTTCCGCATCGGCCTCTGGCTGAACCTGACGCCGGATCATCTGGACCGCCATGGCGGCCTGCACGGCTATGCGAGCGCGAAGGCACGGTTGTGGCGCCACACCCGGCCGGGCGATGTGGCGGTGATCGGCACCGACGGCGCCTTCGGCCGGGCCGAAGCGGCGCGTGCCGCGGCCGAAGGCCGGCGCGTGATCCCGGTGTCCGGCACCCGTCTGCCGGAGGGCGGCGTCGGCGTCGCCGACGGGCACCTGGTCTCCGCCATCGACGGGGAACCCCGGACGGTGGCGCGCCTTGCCGACTGCCGCGCCCTGCCCGGCGACCACAATGCCGAGAACGCGGCGGCGGTGGCCGCGGCCGCGCTGACGCTGGGATTGCCGGCCGAAGCCATCGCGGCCGGCCTCGCCGCGTTTCCGGGTCTGGCGCACCGTCAGGAAAGGGTGCGGCGAATCGGTCATGTGGACTATGTCAACGACTCGAAGGCGACCAACGCCGAATCAACCGCCAAGGCGCTGGTTTGCTATCCCAGAATCTACTGGATTATCGGGGGGTTGGCAAAAGCGGGCGGCATCGTCCCCTTGACATCTCTATTCGGACGAGTCGCGCACGCATTTCTGATCGGAGAGTCCGCCCGCGCGTTTGCGACAACCCTGGAGGCTGCAGCCATCCCCCATTCCCTGGAAGGTGACCTGATCCCGGCGCTGGCGGCGGCCCATGCGGCGGCACAGGCGGACCCGCAGCCCAGCACGGTGCTGCTGTCGCCGGCCTGCGCCTCGTTCGACCAGTGGCCGAATTTCGAGGCCCGGGGCGATGCCTTTCGCGCCGCCGTTCTCGCGTTGGAGGAGCACCGGCCATGA
- a CDS encoding cell division protein FtsW, with translation MTPFARTDRSIVGRWWWTVDRWTLAALLSLIGIGVVLIVSGSPGVSDTIGYDPFHFVRRHLVYAPLAVMILVSASLLGPREVRWCAAGLVALTLLLLVMVLLVGVEAKGARRWVSLAGLTLQPSEFMKPALAVAGAWLFALFQQTKQWRYLLANIALLVVTVLLMVSQPDIGMTVVIVTVWMAQFFLAGLPVAATAALGSLGLAGFVFAYFTFDHVQSRIDRFLNPAAGDTYQIDKSIAAFESGGWFGVGPGNGALKTQLPDAHADFVLAVAGEEFGAALCLVLVALIAVVVFRGLLRVAHTRSLFVSVAAAGLLVSFAMQAMINMASALELIPAKGMTLPFVSYGGSSMLAVAVSMGFLLALTRRRIGYEPEDRV, from the coding sequence ATGACCCCGTTCGCCCGCACCGACCGTAGCATTGTCGGCCGTTGGTGGTGGACGGTCGACCGCTGGACCCTGGCCGCCCTGCTGTCGCTGATCGGCATCGGCGTGGTGCTGATCGTCTCCGGCAGCCCCGGCGTGTCGGATACCATCGGCTATGATCCGTTCCATTTCGTCCGCCGGCATCTGGTGTATGCGCCGTTGGCGGTGATGATCCTGGTCTCGGCGTCGCTGCTGGGTCCGCGCGAGGTGCGATGGTGCGCGGCCGGGCTGGTGGCGCTGACCCTGTTGCTGCTGGTGATGGTGCTGCTGGTCGGCGTCGAGGCCAAGGGCGCCCGGCGCTGGGTCAGCCTTGCCGGCCTCACGCTCCAGCCCTCCGAGTTCATGAAACCGGCCCTGGCGGTGGCCGGCGCCTGGCTGTTCGCGCTCTTTCAGCAAACCAAGCAATGGCGCTATCTGCTGGCGAATATCGCCCTGCTGGTCGTGACCGTGCTGCTGATGGTGAGCCAGCCCGATATCGGCATGACCGTGGTGATCGTCACCGTCTGGATGGCGCAATTCTTCCTGGCCGGCCTGCCCGTCGCAGCGACCGCGGCGCTGGGCAGCCTGGGGCTGGCCGGGTTCGTGTTCGCCTATTTCACCTTCGATCACGTGCAAAGCCGCATCGACCGTTTCCTGAACCCCGCCGCCGGCGACACCTACCAGATCGACAAGTCCATCGCCGCGTTCGAAAGCGGCGGCTGGTTCGGGGTCGGGCCCGGCAACGGCGCCCTCAAAACCCAGTTGCCGGACGCCCATGCGGACTTCGTGCTGGCGGTGGCCGGCGAGGAGTTCGGCGCGGCGCTCTGTCTGGTGCTGGTGGCGTTGATCGCCGTCGTGGTGTTCCGCGGCCTGTTGCGGGTGGCGCACACGCGCAGCCTGTTCGTGAGCGTCGCCGCCGCCGGCCTGCTGGTGAGCTTTGCCATGCAGGCGATGATCAACATGGCCTCCGCCCTGGAACTGATCCCCGCCAAGGGCATGACCCT
- a CDS encoding penicillin-binding protein 2 translates to MTGTLPFLDEPAPHAAASSAGATTPVFVPERAPRAAGGWRLAVVGAGIAAAMLAVVGKLVVTAAPGTVPAANASALMAAAKPASLAPAPQERALYPRAKIFDRNGVLLAFSAPTHSLYAHPDDVPDPVGTAEALVRAFPDLDRDLLVRRLSSKEEFVYVARHLTPEQYFKALQLGLPGIRAKQEYRRIYPQGPLAVHVVGLTRADQTALSGIEAYYDADLAGVPDAPLSLSLDMRLQAVVREELQQRIDTYAAAAGAGVVLDTHTGEMLASVSLPDFDPNIIGKRDPKVEENRVSNGVFELGSVFKPIVAAVALDTRVAKRDTMFDATHPIYAHGYTIKDFHGRNKWLSMQDVLVHSSNIGAARMAMDVGADRLVRYFDRFGLLTVPGLEVYEVRAPQMPDKWQELNAMTAAYGYALSVSPAQFAATFAALVNGGVLHRPTYIRLNNAETAQGRRVIRPETSATVRAMLRQVVLKGTGRNAGTHLYPVGGKTGTAMKPSKHGGYSSDKRISSFIGAFPIADPRYVVFVMVDEPKERKVTGRYATGGKVAAPAVGRIIDRIAPMLGVKPTTAEPEGDVRQAKDVRQAKTGGVITAAMQVQN, encoded by the coding sequence ATGACCGGGACGCTCCCGTTCCTCGACGAGCCCGCGCCACACGCAGCCGCATCGTCCGCTGGCGCCACCACACCCGTGTTCGTGCCGGAACGCGCGCCCCGCGCCGCCGGCGGCTGGCGGCTGGCCGTGGTCGGCGCCGGCATTGCCGCCGCCATGCTGGCGGTGGTGGGCAAGCTGGTGGTTACCGCTGCCCCCGGCACCGTGCCCGCCGCCAACGCTTCGGCCCTGATGGCCGCGGCCAAGCCCGCGAGTCTGGCGCCGGCGCCGCAGGAACGGGCGCTCTATCCGCGCGCGAAAATCTTCGACCGCAACGGCGTGTTGCTGGCGTTCAGCGCGCCGACGCACTCGCTTTATGCCCACCCCGATGACGTGCCGGACCCGGTCGGCACGGCGGAGGCGCTGGTCCGGGCCTTCCCCGATCTGGACCGGGACCTTCTGGTCCGCCGGCTCTCCAGCAAGGAAGAGTTCGTCTATGTCGCCCGGCATCTGACGCCGGAGCAGTATTTCAAGGCGCTGCAACTGGGCCTGCCGGGCATCCGCGCCAAGCAGGAATACCGGCGGATCTATCCGCAGGGCCCGCTCGCCGTGCATGTCGTCGGCCTGACCCGCGCGGACCAGACCGCGCTTTCGGGGATCGAGGCCTATTACGACGCCGACCTGGCCGGCGTCCCGGATGCGCCGCTCTCGCTGAGCCTGGACATGCGCCTGCAGGCCGTGGTGCGCGAGGAGTTGCAGCAGCGAATCGACACCTATGCCGCCGCTGCCGGCGCCGGCGTGGTGCTGGACACCCATACCGGAGAAATGCTGGCCTCGGTCTCGCTGCCGGACTTCGACCCGAACATCATCGGCAAGCGCGACCCGAAGGTGGAAGAAAACCGCGTCAGCAATGGCGTGTTCGAGCTGGGCTCGGTGTTCAAGCCGATCGTCGCGGCGGTCGCGCTCGACACCAGGGTGGCCAAGCGGGACACCATGTTCGACGCCACGCATCCGATCTATGCCCATGGCTATACCATCAAGGACTTCCACGGCCGCAACAAATGGCTGTCGATGCAGGATGTGCTGGTGCACTCGTCCAATATCGGCGCCGCGCGCATGGCGATGGACGTCGGGGCCGACCGGCTGGTCCGTTATTTCGACCGGTTCGGGCTGCTGACCGTTCCGGGGCTGGAAGTCTATGAGGTGCGCGCGCCGCAAATGCCGGACAAATGGCAGGAACTGAACGCCATGACCGCGGCCTATGGCTATGCGCTGTCGGTGTCGCCGGCGCAATTCGCGGCCACGTTCGCGGCCCTGGTCAACGGTGGCGTGCTGCACCGGCCGACCTATATCCGCCTGAACAACGCCGAAACCGCGCAAGGCCGTCGGGTGATCCGGCCGGAGACGTCGGCCACCGTGCGCGCCATGCTGCGCCAGGTCGTGCTGAAGGGCACGGGCCGCAACGCCGGCACGCATCTCTATCCGGTCGGCGGCAAGACCGGCACGGCCATGAAACCCAGCAAGCATGGCGGCTACAGCAGCGACAAACGCATCTCGTCCTTTATAGGGGCTTTTCCCATCGCCGATCCGCGCTATGTGGTGTTCGTCATGGTCGACGAGCCGAAAGAGCGGAAGGTGACCGGCCGCTATGCCACCGGCGGCAAGGTGGCAGCGCCGGCGGTCGGTCGGATTATCGACCGCATCGCGCCGATGCTGGGCGTCAAGCCGACCACGGCGGAGCCCGAAGGCGACGTGCGACAGGCCAAGGACGTGCGGCAGGCCAAGACCGGCGGCGTGATCACCGCGGCCATGCAGGTACAAAACTGA
- a CDS encoding phospho-N-acetylmuramoyl-pentapeptide-transferase: MLYNLLSPLGDEFQLFNLFRYLTFRSGGAVITALFLSFVFGPAVIRWLKAKQGEGQPIREDGPASHLLTKRGTPTMGGSLILLAITVSTLLWADITNGYVWCVLMVTAGFGLIGFADDYRKLTRRSHHGVSGRVRLLLEFAIVAVAFVWIQHLTGRPLATSLAVPVFKDLLVDFGWFYLPFACFVVVGTSNAVNLTDGLDGLAIVPMMIAAGCFAFIAYLVGNVIFAEYLQIHYVAGTGELSVLCGAVVGAALGFLWFNAPPAMVFMGDTGSLSMGAALGTIAVITKHEIVLAVIGGLFVLEAVSVIVQVASFKLTGKRVFRMAPLHHHFEQKGWAEPTIVIRFWIIASILALAGLATLKLR, translated from the coding sequence ATGCTCTATAACCTGTTGTCGCCGCTGGGCGACGAATTCCAGTTGTTCAACCTGTTCCGCTATCTGACCTTCCGGTCCGGCGGCGCCGTCATCACCGCGCTGTTCCTCAGCTTCGTGTTCGGCCCCGCGGTCATCCGCTGGCTGAAGGCGAAACAGGGCGAGGGCCAGCCGATCCGCGAGGACGGCCCGGCCAGCCATTTGCTGACCAAGCGCGGCACGCCGACCATGGGCGGCAGCCTGATCCTGCTGGCGATCACGGTCAGCACGCTGCTGTGGGCGGATATCACCAACGGCTATGTCTGGTGCGTGCTGATGGTGACGGCCGGCTTCGGCCTGATCGGCTTTGCCGACGACTATCGCAAGCTCACCCGCCGCTCGCATCACGGCGTCAGCGGTCGGGTGCGGCTGCTGCTGGAATTCGCCATCGTCGCGGTCGCCTTCGTCTGGATCCAGCACCTGACCGGCCGGCCGCTCGCCACCTCGCTGGCGGTGCCGGTGTTCAAGGATTTGCTGGTCGATTTCGGCTGGTTCTACCTGCCGTTCGCCTGTTTCGTCGTGGTCGGAACGTCGAACGCCGTCAACCTGACCGACGGGCTGGACGGCCTCGCCATCGTGCCGATGATGATCGCCGCCGGCTGCTTCGCCTTCATCGCCTATCTGGTCGGCAATGTGATTTTCGCCGAATACCTGCAAATCCACTATGTGGCCGGCACCGGCGAACTGTCGGTGCTGTGCGGCGCGGTGGTGGGCGCGGCGCTGGGCTTTCTCTGGTTCAACGCGCCGCCGGCCATGGTGTTCATGGGCGACACCGGCTCGCTCTCCATGGGCGCGGCGCTGGGCACGATCGCGGTCATCACCAAGCACGAGATCGTGCTGGCGGTGATCGGCGGCCTGTTCGTGCTGGAGGCCGTCAGCGTCATCGTGCAGGTGGCGAGCTTCAAGCTGACCGGCAAGCGCGTCTTCCGCATGGCGCCGCTGCACCACCATTTCGAGCAAAAGGGCTGGGCCGAACCGACCATCGTCATCCGGTTCTGGATCATCGCGTCGATCCTGGCGCTGGCGGGCCTCGCCACGCTGAAACTGCGGTAG
- a CDS encoding UDP-N-acetylmuramoyl-L-alanyl-D-glutamate--2,6-diaminopimelate ligase has product MADQSDSAILTGVSGLTADSRAVKPGYLFAALQGETSDGRRFIDRAVEAGAVAILTDRLPDDQAAGLAGRVRLWLDPNPRRRLAELAAAFFGRQPDWIALVTGTNGKTSTVEFARQIWAANGRPAASIGTLGITLPGGREGGSLTTPDPVSLARLLAQLAAGGIEHAAAEASSHGLEQERMSGVAARIGAFTSFSRDHLDYHKTERAYLDAKLRLFRERLPEGGAAVICADDGFSAQAVRVAKQRRLELWTYGRKGERIRLDRRTDTPEGQRLALTVDGEPFDVLLPLAGDFQAENALAALGIALASGVPRADAVAALATLQTVPGRLEPAGRHASGAAVYVDYAHTPGALEAALKALRGATRGRLVVVFGAGGDRDTGKRPEMGRMAASLADLAVVTDDNPRSEDPAAIRAAILEGCPDAVEIGSRAEAIAWAVGQLQAGDTLLIAGKGHEQGQTVAGTVLPFDDRAEARKALAEAGA; this is encoded by the coding sequence ATGGCGGACCAAAGTGACTCGGCGATCCTGACAGGCGTTTCCGGCCTGACTGCCGACTCACGCGCCGTCAAACCCGGCTATCTGTTCGCCGCCCTGCAAGGCGAGACGTCCGATGGCCGCCGTTTTATCGACCGCGCGGTCGAGGCCGGCGCCGTCGCCATCCTGACCGACCGCCTGCCGGACGATCAGGCGGCCGGCCTTGCCGGCCGGGTGCGGCTGTGGCTGGACCCGAATCCGCGCCGCCGGCTGGCCGAACTCGCCGCGGCGTTTTTCGGCCGGCAACCGGACTGGATCGCCCTCGTGACCGGCACGAACGGAAAAACCTCGACCGTGGAATTTGCCCGCCAGATCTGGGCCGCCAATGGCCGGCCGGCCGCCAGCATCGGCACGCTGGGCATCACGCTGCCGGGCGGCCGCGAGGGCGGCAGCCTCACCACGCCGGACCCGGTCAGCCTCGCCCGGCTGCTGGCGCAACTGGCTGCGGGCGGGATCGAACACGCCGCCGCGGAAGCCTCCAGCCATGGCCTGGAGCAGGAGCGGATGTCGGGCGTGGCCGCGCGGATCGGCGCCTTCACCTCGTTCAGCCGCGACCATCTCGACTATCACAAGACCGAGCGCGCCTATCTGGACGCCAAGCTGCGGCTGTTCCGCGAGCGCCTGCCGGAGGGCGGGGCCGCGGTGATCTGCGCCGACGACGGGTTCTCCGCCCAGGCGGTGCGGGTCGCGAAGCAACGCCGCCTGGAACTCTGGACCTATGGCCGCAAGGGCGAGCGCATCCGCCTCGACCGCCGCACCGACACGCCCGAGGGCCAGCGCCTCGCGCTGACCGTGGACGGCGAGCCGTTCGACGTGCTGCTGCCACTCGCCGGCGACTTCCAGGCGGAAAACGCGCTGGCGGCACTCGGCATCGCGCTGGCGAGCGGCGTGCCGCGGGCCGATGCCGTCGCGGCCCTGGCGACATTGCAGACCGTGCCGGGACGCCTGGAGCCCGCCGGCCGCCATGCGAGCGGCGCGGCGGTCTATGTCGATTACGCCCACACGCCCGGCGCGCTGGAAGCCGCGCTGAAGGCGCTCCGGGGCGCGACCCGGGGCCGGCTGGTGGTGGTGTTCGGCGCCGGCGGCGACCGCGACACCGGCAAGCGGCCGGAAATGGGCCGGATGGCGGCAAGTCTCGCCGATCTGGCCGTGGTCACCGACGACAATCCGCGCTCGGAAGACCCGGCGGCGATCCGGGCGGCGATCCTGGAGGGTTGCCCCGATGCGGTCGAGATCGGCAGCCGCGCCGAGGCCATTGCCTGGGCGGTGGGCCAGTTGCAGGCGGGCGACACGCTGCTGATCGCCGGCAAGGGCCACGAGCAAGGCCAGACCGTCGCCGGCACCGTGCTGCCGTTCGACGACCGGGCCGAGGCGCGCAAGGCGCTGGCGGAGGCCGGGGCATGA
- the rsmH gene encoding 16S rRNA (cytosine(1402)-N(4))-methyltransferase RsmH has translation MSASPHIPVLAPEVVELLQVRADGLYIDGTFGAGGYTAALLAAGAGRVIAIDRDPNAIRDGAPLAARYPDRLRLVHGTFGSLDSVLDRPASADGIALDLGVSSMQLDQPDRGFSFQQDGPLDMRMSGEGPTAADLVATTDEAILADWLWRFGEERYSRRVARAIVATRHDRPLQRTADLAAVVAKAIPRPDPHHHPATRTFQALRIVVNDELGELERGLAASERALKAGGRCAVVSFHSLEDRIVKAFFRDRSAAKPRGSRHLPDAGATEAAAWRLLTRRPVVPGAAEIAANPRARSARLRAAERLAEPETEDRP, from the coding sequence ATGAGCGCGTCGCCGCACATCCCCGTCCTGGCGCCCGAAGTGGTCGAGTTGCTGCAGGTGCGCGCGGACGGCCTCTATATCGACGGCACGTTCGGCGCCGGCGGCTATACCGCGGCCCTGCTGGCCGCCGGTGCCGGCCGGGTGATCGCCATCGACCGGGACCCCAATGCGATTCGCGACGGCGCCCCCCTCGCCGCCCGCTATCCCGACCGGCTGCGTCTGGTCCACGGCACCTTCGGCAGTCTGGACAGCGTGCTCGACCGGCCGGCCAGCGCCGACGGCATCGCGCTGGACCTGGGCGTGTCCTCCATGCAGTTGGACCAGCCGGACCGGGGCTTCTCGTTCCAGCAGGACGGCCCGCTCGACATGCGCATGAGCGGCGAAGGGCCGACCGCCGCCGATCTCGTCGCCACCACCGACGAGGCCATCCTGGCGGACTGGCTCTGGCGGTTCGGCGAGGAGCGGTATTCGCGCCGCGTCGCCCGCGCCATCGTCGCCACCCGTCACGACCGTCCGTTGCAGCGCACCGCCGATCTGGCGGCCGTGGTGGCCAAGGCCATCCCCCGGCCCGATCCGCACCATCACCCGGCGACGCGAACCTTTCAGGCGCTGCGCATCGTCGTCAACGACGAGCTGGGCGAGTTGGAGCGCGGCCTCGCCGCCTCGGAGCGTGCGCTGAAGGCCGGCGGCCGCTGTGCCGTCGTCTCGTTTCATTCGCTGGAAGACCGGATCGTGAAGGCCTTCTTCCGCGACCGGTCCGCCGCCAAGCCGCGGGGCTCGCGCCATTTGCCGGATGCCGGCGCGACCGAGGCCGCCGCCTGGCGCCTGCTGACCCGCCGGCCGGTCGTGCCCGGTGCGGCGGAGATCGCCGCCAATCCCCGCGCCCGCTCGGCCCGGCTGCGCGCGGCCGAACGACTGGCGGAGCCGGAGACGGAGGATCGCCCATGA
- a CDS encoding N-acetylmuramoyl-L-alanine amidase has translation MVWHPSPNHGERRGAVDLLVLHYTGMPTTAGALARLSDPDAQVSAHYLVGTDGTVWQLVAEHRRAWHAGLACWRGEHDVNSHSIGVEIAHPGHAFGYRPFPAAQIAAVQALCRGIVARHGIPARNVVGHSDVAPNRKEDPGEGFPWPAFAAAGIGLSPRSCAPLPVPPLVRVQAALAAFGYDLAPNGSCDLATRNAVLAFQRHFRPACLDGVFDGDCAGRLADLLRQCGCEPAAAGLSIP, from the coding sequence CTGGTCTGGCACCCCTCGCCCAACCATGGCGAGCGGCGCGGCGCGGTCGACCTGCTGGTGCTGCACTATACCGGCATGCCGACGACCGCAGGCGCGCTGGCGCGGCTCTCGGACCCGGACGCCCAGGTGAGTGCCCATTATCTGGTCGGCACGGACGGGACGGTCTGGCAGTTGGTCGCCGAACACCGCCGCGCCTGGCACGCGGGCCTCGCCTGCTGGCGCGGCGAGCACGACGTCAACAGCCATTCCATCGGCGTGGAGATCGCCCATCCCGGTCACGCCTTCGGCTATCGCCCGTTTCCGGCGGCCCAGATCGCGGCCGTGCAGGCGCTCTGCCGGGGGATCGTCGCGCGCCATGGCATCCCGGCCCGCAATGTCGTCGGCCACAGCGATGTCGCGCCGAATCGCAAGGAAGATCCGGGCGAGGGGTTTCCCTGGCCGGCCTTCGCCGCGGCGGGGATCGGGCTCTCGCCGCGTTCCTGCGCCCCCCTGCCCGTGCCGCCGCTGGTGCGGGTGCAGGCCGCGCTGGCGGCGTTCGGCTACGACCTGGCCCCCAACGGCTCCTGCGACCTGGCCACCCGCAACGCCGTGCTGGCGTTCCAGCGCCATTTCCGGCCCGCCTGCCTGGACGGCGTGTTCGACGGCGACTGCGCCGGCCGGCTCGCCGACCTGCTCCGCCAATGCGGTTGCGAGCCGGCCGCGGCCGGCTTATCTATCCCCTAG